A genomic stretch from Calditrichota bacterium includes:
- a CDS encoding glycosyltransferase family 39 protein: MGAVRNSLHTAYRERLFTWTLLAFLLTGTAIRISFLFEPMSYDESGSFVLHIAKPLRFALANYRDPGNHLLNTFLAHISVEVFGKEPWAIRLPALLAGICLIGLIYFVARRVSGSCAGIVASAVAASSGCLVYYSTRGRGYILGTLLFLGQLWLIEYARQHNNRAAWLLFAIAGALGLFTVPTMLYGVGILYTYLALCLIVGFGFGDRGRMAVRMGWSALVTAVLTLLLYAPPLIVNGLREMTSNPVYQRLALGRFVKELWATLPGVWQLWHRDVPHVVQGVLLVGFLASLFEQGKSARAHRLLIGAVLLFLVPVLLVHRVVPFPRVWLFLWPLYLVYGAAGLSWVLEAVARRHVRTVVVAVACLLLVANSLTVLGGRAKHANDYAHFHDGKEMAAFLAEHLAPGDRLLAPAPANMPLRYYFSRMGVDKGAMFRPLAQAQNLWVVVNHPTSGPVESLGDVLHNARVPHEEFGQPVLVRRFPYSSLYQMRRLPPEAVEHKQD, from the coding sequence GTGGGCGCAGTTCGAAACTCGCTCCATACGGCGTACAGAGAAAGGCTGTTCACCTGGACACTGTTGGCATTTCTGCTCACCGGCACGGCAATTCGTATTTCCTTTCTCTTTGAGCCAATGTCCTACGATGAAAGTGGGAGCTTCGTTCTCCACATCGCCAAACCGCTCCGTTTCGCCCTGGCTAACTATCGTGATCCCGGTAACCACTTGCTCAACACTTTCCTGGCGCACATTTCCGTGGAGGTCTTTGGCAAGGAGCCGTGGGCAATTCGCCTGCCGGCTTTGCTGGCTGGGATCTGTCTGATAGGTCTGATCTACTTTGTTGCCCGACGTGTCAGTGGCTCCTGTGCCGGGATCGTTGCCTCGGCAGTGGCGGCCAGCTCGGGTTGCCTGGTCTACTATTCCACCCGGGGGCGCGGCTACATCTTGGGGACTCTTCTGTTTCTTGGGCAACTGTGGCTGATTGAGTACGCCCGGCAGCACAACAACCGCGCCGCGTGGCTCTTGTTTGCCATAGCAGGTGCGTTGGGCTTGTTCACCGTGCCCACAATGCTCTATGGGGTGGGCATACTCTACACCTACCTGGCCTTGTGCCTGATCGTGGGCTTCGGGTTCGGTGATAGAGGACGCATGGCCGTGAGGATGGGGTGGAGTGCGCTGGTGACGGCCGTTCTGACGTTGCTACTTTATGCGCCGCCCCTGATAGTGAACGGTCTGCGAGAGATGACCTCCAACCCTGTTTACCAGCGCCTGGCATTGGGGCGGTTTGTCAAGGAACTGTGGGCCACTCTCCCCGGTGTCTGGCAACTCTGGCACCGCGATGTACCGCATGTGGTGCAGGGCGTGCTGCTTGTTGGCTTCCTCGCCTCCTTGTTCGAGCAGGGGAAGTCGGCTCGGGCACACAGACTGCTTATAGGAGCGGTGCTGCTATTCCTCGTACCGGTGCTGCTGGTCCATCGTGTGGTCCCTTTCCCGCGGGTATGGCTCTTCCTCTGGCCACTTTACTTGGTTTACGGCGCAGCAGGGCTGTCGTGGGTGTTGGAAGCAGTGGCACGAAGGCATGTCCGAACTGTGGTGGTCGCGGTTGCATGCCTCTTGCTCGTTGCTAACTCGTTGACGGTCCTGGGTGGGCGAGCCAAGCACGCCAACGACTATGCGCATTTCCACGATGGCAAGGAAATGGCAGCCTTCCTCGCCGAACACCTGGCGCCCGGCGACAGACTGTTGGCTCCTGCACCTGCGAACATGCCGCTACGCTACTACTTCTCACGAATGGGCGTCGACAAAGGAGCGATGTTTCGGCCTCTGGCCCAGGCACAAAACTTGTGGGTCGTGGTCAACCATCCCACCAGTGGGCCTGTTGAGTCGTTGGGTGACGTACTCCACAATGCGCGGGTGCCACATGAAGAGTTCGGCCAGCCGGTCCTCGTCCGCCGCTTTCCCTATTCCTCCCTGTACCAGATGCGCCGCCTTCCTCCGGAGGCGGTCGAACACAAGCAGGATTGA
- a CDS encoding glycosyltransferase family 2 protein — MSKPGSVIVIAPVWNEAGRVGPAVKEVPRQWVDEVVVVDDGSQDGSADEAAAAGATVIRHATNRGVGAAIRTGFDYALRQGFHFLAVMSGGGKTPASQLPLLLGPLFDGASDFVQGSRYLPGGRRLNHPAHRQVGTRAYSLLFSVMARRRVTDGSCGFRALRAEVLRDRRINLHQPWLDRYELEPYLYFMVLRLGYRVKEVPVTVSYPLLSNGPFTKMRGIVDWWSIARPLLLLGAGWRR, encoded by the coding sequence GTGAGCAAACCAGGTTCGGTGATCGTCATCGCCCCTGTTTGGAACGAAGCAGGGCGCGTAGGGCCCGCCGTGAAGGAAGTGCCCCGCCAGTGGGTGGATGAGGTGGTGGTGGTCGACGATGGCTCGCAGGATGGGAGCGCGGACGAAGCGGCAGCGGCAGGAGCTACGGTAATCCGGCATGCGACCAATCGTGGGGTGGGGGCGGCCATTCGCACGGGCTTCGACTACGCGCTCCGGCAGGGCTTCCATTTTCTCGCGGTAATGTCGGGCGGCGGCAAGACCCCCGCTTCGCAGCTCCCCCTGCTGCTTGGACCGCTCTTCGATGGCGCTTCCGACTTTGTGCAGGGCTCACGCTATCTCCCCGGCGGCAGGAGGCTCAATCATCCTGCCCATCGCCAGGTCGGAACACGTGCCTATTCGCTACTCTTTTCGGTGATGGCGCGCAGGCGGGTGACGGACGGCTCGTGTGGGTTCCGCGCCTTGCGCGCAGAGGTGCTCAGGGACAGGCGCATCAACCTCCACCAACCGTGGTTGGATCGTTACGAACTTGAACCCTACTTGTACTTCATGGTGCTTCGCCTGGGATACAGGGTCAAGGAGGTGCCGGTGACCGTCTCCTACCCGCTTTTGAGCAACGGTCCGTTTACGAAGATGCGCGGGATCGTGGATTGGTGGAGCATAGCGAGGCCGCTCCTTTTGTTGGGCGCGGGATGGCGCCGGTGA